A section of the Leptotrichia sp. HSP-342 genome encodes:
- a CDS encoding IS91 family transposase — translation MTNITQNKLKYIFSNNNILLDSLKFCKKNNIGDSHLEYIKLSIDTFLACRDISKGFVKFKRPLCPVTHLFPITCKSKLCPSCGYRYSMTWSENIQKHILDIEHRHVLFTVPEECRKFFFYDRSLLSKLSTAVNQVFKFVFHNISRKRKRKNKISEHSKYYFTDSDIVHYGLISVIHTFGRDLKWNPHVHAIVSLGGFNKNLEFRKMRYFNVDTIAGQWKYLLKIIENGSYPSKKIEKDARNTATKLYKENRRFFFNVGNGDINSTKGIIKYLGRYLARSPIAEYKITDITDKEVTFFFNDLANDKKKTYITMPSERFVSHILIHLPPKNFKMVNRYGFYSRHISDRLKEAIDAFRKNIAVLRYSFYQRQMYKTFGMNPFYCPVCKVKMIVWEFYHYRYPPLKKYY, via the coding sequence ATGACAAACATTACACAAAATAAACTGAAATATATTTTCAGTAACAACAATATTTTACTAGATTCCTTAAAATTTTGCAAGAAAAATAATATTGGCGACAGTCACCTTGAATATATTAAACTTTCCATTGATACATTTCTTGCCTGCAGGGATATTTCAAAAGGTTTTGTCAAGTTCAAACGTCCTCTCTGTCCTGTTACACATTTGTTCCCTATTACCTGCAAGTCTAAGCTCTGCCCTTCTTGTGGTTACAGGTATTCTATGACATGGTCTGAAAATATTCAAAAACATATTCTCGATATCGAACACCGGCATGTTCTTTTTACTGTCCCTGAAGAATGCAGAAAGTTCTTCTTTTATGACAGATCCCTTCTGTCAAAACTTTCTACTGCTGTTAACCAGGTATTCAAGTTCGTCTTTCACAATATCAGCAGGAAAAGAAAAAGAAAAAACAAAATTTCTGAACATTCCAAATATTACTTTACTGATTCCGATATTGTACATTACGGTCTCATTTCTGTCATTCATACTTTTGGCAGGGACTTGAAATGGAACCCTCATGTTCATGCCATTGTTTCATTAGGAGGATTCAATAAAAATCTTGAGTTCAGGAAAATGAGATACTTCAACGTTGACACTATTGCCGGGCAATGGAAATACCTCCTTAAAATTATTGAAAACGGAAGCTATCCCAGCAAGAAGATTGAGAAAGACGCTAGAAATACTGCTACGAAGCTTTACAAGGAAAACAGAAGGTTTTTCTTTAACGTTGGAAATGGCGATATTAACAGCACAAAAGGCATTATCAAATATCTTGGACGATACCTTGCACGTTCCCCCATTGCTGAATACAAGATTACTGATATTACTGACAAGGAGGTTACTTTCTTTTTTAATGACCTGGCTAATGATAAAAAGAAAACTTACATTACTATGCCTTCTGAGAGATTTGTTTCCCATATTTTAATTCATCTGCCTCCTAAAAACTTTAAGATGGTAAACCGCTACGGATTTTATTCAAGACATATTTCTGACAGGCTTAAAGAGGCAATTGATGCTTTCAGGAAAAACATTGCCGTATTAAGATATTCATTTTATCAAAGGCAGATGTACAAGACTTTCGGGATGAATCCTTTTTACTGTCCAGTATGCAAGGTTAAAATGATTGTATGGGAATTTTATCATTACAGATATCCGCCCCTCAAAAAATACTATTAA
- a CDS encoding transposase — MNLFPNPTDVRTLVPFLSVLESKNLKFENIVADAGYKSEENYEYLFNNNYTPYIKPQNYEKQKTRKFKQDISRAENMSFNEETDTYTCANNKKLEFKYISKRKNKSGHISEKKVYECNKCEGCPFAEKCKKTSHNKKLYVADNFLRYRKQSQENIATEKGIILRMNRSIQVEGAFGVLKQNMKFKRFKYREISKTKVEAILFAIGYNLRKYIHKKVQRREGMKLHKLVVN, encoded by the coding sequence TTGAATTTGTTTCCTAATCCTACGGATGTAAGAACGCTTGTTCCATTTTTATCAGTATTGGAAAGTAAAAACTTGAAATTTGAAAATATTGTTGCAGATGCAGGATATAAAAGCGAAGAGAACTATGAATATCTTTTTAATAATAACTATACTCCATATATAAAGCCACAAAATTATGAAAAACAAAAAACCCGAAAATTTAAGCAGGATATTTCAAGGGCAGAAAATATGTCATTTAATGAAGAAACAGATACGTATACATGTGCAAATAATAAGAAACTTGAATTCAAATATATTTCAAAACGAAAAAATAAAAGCGGACATATATCGGAAAAGAAAGTATACGAATGTAATAAGTGTGAGGGATGTCCTTTTGCAGAAAAATGTAAAAAGACATCTCATAACAAAAAACTTTATGTAGCTGATAATTTTTTAAGATATAGAAAACAGTCACAGGAAAATATAGCAACAGAAAAAGGGATAATACTTAGAATGAATAGAAGCATTCAGGTTGAAGGAGCATTTGGAGTGTTAAAACAGAACATGAAATTCAAACGCTTTAAATACCGTGAAATATCTAAAACTAAAGTTGAAGCTATACTGTTTGCTATTGGCTATAATTTAAGAAAATATATTCATAAAAAGGTACAGAGACGTGAAGGCATGAAACTTCATAAATTAGTTGTTAACTAG
- a CDS encoding D-alanyl-D-alanine carboxypeptidase family protein — protein MKKKLKIGKKSKKIVMAVAFLTVSALSFSNGEDYYDYKSLLIGDVNGNIVKEDNSLAIRPLASVTKIMTSILTLDKIKDGTISYDDKVTVSSKAASVPYGIKLIAGKQYTVRDLLKATIIKSSNNAAYALAEYVGGNVPNFVHSMNEKAKNYGLNSLRYCSPHGLPPSYTGSCMDQGNAKDLYKLAQITLKDYSEYLNFSKNKTDYVDNGNTKVTSTNSLLGNVLGVDGIKTGYHNAAGSNIVLTANRGNDRMIAIILGSNRAKDRNAIGAKEINDYYANGHVRKTSMNNNNTRHVENNDTSSAETSKNSKGNNKVEQFFNMIFGKNHNNSAGKKMKIINKNDVVATATIEDVKYNLYPTKDVEITATERPNLTYSVNLNSGITKESRGKIVGTYIATDGTLTYSGELIMK, from the coding sequence ATGAAAAAAAAATTAAAAATTGGCAAAAAAAGTAAAAAAATAGTTATGGCTGTAGCATTTTTGACAGTTTCAGCTCTATCATTTTCCAATGGAGAAGATTATTATGATTATAAATCACTTTTGATTGGAGATGTTAATGGAAATATTGTAAAGGAAGATAACAGTTTGGCTATAAGGCCTTTGGCATCGGTAACCAAAATTATGACATCAATCTTAACATTGGATAAAATAAAAGATGGAACAATTTCATATGATGACAAAGTGACAGTTTCATCAAAAGCGGCTTCAGTTCCATATGGAATAAAGCTTATAGCTGGAAAACAATATACAGTAAGGGATTTATTAAAAGCGACTATTATAAAGTCATCAAATAATGCAGCGTATGCACTTGCTGAATACGTAGGAGGAAATGTACCAAATTTTGTACATTCGATGAATGAGAAGGCAAAAAACTATGGATTAAATTCATTGAGATACTGCTCTCCACATGGGTTGCCACCTAGTTATACAGGTTCATGTATGGATCAAGGAAATGCAAAAGACCTATATAAGCTTGCTCAAATAACATTAAAAGACTATAGTGAATATTTAAATTTTTCAAAAAACAAGACAGATTATGTAGATAATGGAAATACAAAAGTAACTTCCACAAATAGTTTGTTAGGAAATGTGCTAGGAGTAGACGGTATAAAAACAGGTTATCATAATGCTGCTGGTTCCAATATAGTTTTAACTGCAAACAGAGGTAATGATAGAATGATTGCTATTATTCTTGGCTCAAACAGAGCAAAGGATAGAAACGCTATTGGAGCCAAGGAAATAAATGATTATTATGCCAATGGACATGTAAGAAAAACAAGTATGAATAATAATAACACAAGACATGTTGAAAACAATGATACTAGTAGCGCAGAGACTAGTAAAAATTCTAAAGGAAATAATAAGGTAGAGCAATTTTTTAATATGATTTTTGGAAAAAATCATAACAATTCAGCTGGTAAAAAAATGAAAATAATAAATAAGAATGATGTCGTGGCTACAGCGACAATAGAAGATGTTAAGTATAATCTTTATCCAACAAAGGATGTAGAAATAACAGCAACTGAGCGACCAAATCTAACTTATTCAGTAAATCTTAATTCCGGGATTACTAAGGAAAGTCGTGGAAAAATCGTAGGAACATACATTGCAACTGATGGAACATTGACTTACAGCGGAGAATTGATTATGAAATAA
- the murI gene encoding glutamate racemase, which yields MSIGVFDSGIGGLTVLKEIRKVLPNERIYYLGDTARVPYGEKTKELIIGYSKEIVEFLLEKGVNAIVVACNTATALALKELKEIFKVPIIGVIEAGARTAINTTKNRKIGVIGTKATIKSGKYEEEIRHYRIDVEIFQKACPLFVPAVEEGILSGKLVNQIIKTYLDDFKEKIDTLILGCTHYPLLKDAINKLYPDIEIVDPAKETALDLKDILKKEKLLKNDAPNEKVKYYVTDGKEKFKKIGIMFLEENIQKVELIRL from the coding sequence ATGTCTATCGGTGTATTTGATTCAGGAATTGGTGGACTTACAGTCTTAAAGGAAATCAGGAAAGTATTGCCAAATGAGAGGATATATTATCTTGGAGATACAGCAAGAGTTCCTTATGGCGAAAAGACGAAGGAGCTTATAATCGGATATTCGAAGGAAATAGTTGAATTTTTACTAGAAAAAGGGGTAAATGCTATCGTAGTTGCTTGTAATACTGCTACAGCACTTGCCTTGAAAGAATTGAAAGAAATTTTTAAAGTACCGATTATCGGAGTGATAGAAGCTGGAGCAAGAACGGCAATAAATACGACAAAAAATAGAAAAATAGGAGTTATAGGGACAAAAGCAACCATAAAATCTGGTAAATATGAAGAAGAAATAAGACACTATAGAATAGATGTAGAAATCTTCCAAAAAGCATGTCCACTTTTTGTTCCAGCAGTAGAAGAAGGAATTTTGAGTGGAAAATTGGTAAATCAGATAATAAAGACTTATCTTGATGATTTTAAAGAAAAAATTGATACATTAATATTGGGATGTACTCATTATCCACTTTTAAAAGATGCAATTAATAAATTATATCCTGATATAGAAATAGTAGATCCAGCAAAAGAAACTGCATTAGATTTAAAAGACATTCTTAAAAAAGAAAAATTATTAAAAAATGATGCTCCTAATGAAAAAGTAAAATATTATGTTACGGATGGTAAGGAAAAATTTAAAAAAATAGGAATTATGTTCTTAGAAGAAAACATACAGAAAGTGGAACTAATAAGATTATAG
- the ruvA gene encoding Holliday junction branch migration protein RuvA — protein sequence MFEYISGKLTVKKIDYVAIDVNGLAYKINISLKTFEKIDKIGDIEKLYIYTNVKEDDISLYGFKTQNERELFKALVSISGVGPKLAIAILSTFNLKEIIDIVTENESKIFTRVPGLGIKKAQKIILDLKDKVKKLDIIETIEENSNILNGKLITAEISTSHIISMKEDLKLALESLGYTNTDVSKWITDNELGKIKNISDAIKIILQKIQKK from the coding sequence ATGTTTGAATATATTTCTGGAAAATTAACAGTAAAAAAAATTGATTACGTTGCTATAGATGTAAATGGACTAGCTTATAAGATTAATATTTCTTTAAAAACATTTGAGAAAATAGACAAAATAGGAGATATAGAAAAGTTATACATTTATACAAATGTTAAAGAAGACGATATATCTTTGTATGGCTTCAAAACACAAAATGAGCGTGAACTGTTCAAAGCGCTGGTAAGTATAAGCGGAGTAGGACCAAAACTTGCAATTGCAATACTTTCAACATTTAATTTAAAAGAAATCATAGATATTGTTACAGAGAATGAATCAAAAATTTTTACCAGAGTTCCAGGATTAGGAATTAAAAAAGCTCAGAAAATAATTTTAGATTTAAAAGATAAAGTGAAAAAACTGGATATAATAGAAACTATCGAAGAAAATAGCAATATATTAAATGGTAAGTTAATAACAGCAGAAATTTCAACTTCGCATATTATATCAATGAAAGAAGATTTGAAATTAGCTCTCGAATCTTTAGGCTACACAAACACCGATGTCTCAAAATGGATCACAGATAATGAATTGGGTAAAATAAAAAATATAAGCGACGCCATAAAAATAATTTTGCAAAAAATTCAAAAAAAGTAG
- a CDS encoding transposase family protein: MTLRNVRLSVLKKQRRYYSGKKKKHTIKAQIAADEKDMRILNVSFSHGSVHDFKLFCKSYVHLLKDVLLIANKGYIGMNKIHSNSLIPEKSTKRNKLTKEDRKYNSTISKRRIYIEHVNRYIKKSRIVSTRYRKKRRKFALRFSLICAIYNFEL; this comes from the coding sequence TTGACACTACGGAATGTGAGATTGAGCGTCCTAAAAAAACAGCGGAGATATTACTCAGGAAAAAAGAAAAAGCACACGATAAAGGCTCAGATAGCGGCAGACGAAAAAGATATGAGGATACTTAACGTCTCATTTTCACATGGAAGCGTTCATGACTTTAAGCTGTTCTGCAAAAGCTACGTGCATCTTTTAAAAGATGTACTTTTAATTGCCAACAAAGGATACATAGGTATGAATAAGATACACAGTAATAGCTTGATACCTGAAAAATCGACAAAAAGGAATAAATTAACTAAAGAAGATAGAAAATACAATTCAACTATTTCAAAGCGGAGAATCTACATAGAGCATGTGAACAGGTATATCAAGAAATCCAGGATAGTGTCTACACGTTACAGAAAGAAGAGAAGAAAATTTGCCCTGAGATTTTCGTTAATTTGTGCAATTTATAATTTTGAACTATAG